One genomic region from Ornithinicoccus hortensis encodes:
- a CDS encoding ABC transporter ATP-binding protein, with the protein MATVTYDSATRVYPGSETPAVDNLNIEIADGEFLVLVGPSGCGKSTSLRMLAGLEEVSSGRILIGDRDVTALPPKDRDVAMVFQNYALYPHMTVADNMGFALKIAGKSKAEIRQRVEEAAKILDLEPFLERKPKALSGGQRQRVAMGRAIVRQPQVFLMDEPLSNLDAKLRVQTRTQIASLQRRLGVTTVYVTHDQIEAMTMGDRVAVLKDGILQQCDTPRRMYDHPNNVFVAGFIGSPAMNLMDVPVTDGGIKFGETVHPVERDSLAQANGSVVVGVRPEDLTLNDQGTGLPIEVDVVEELGADAYIYGRQPGAAPDAKPFIARVDGRTPPMKGDVVHFTPKADHVHLFNSDSGERLGA; encoded by the coding sequence ATGGCAACAGTGACGTACGACAGCGCGACGCGCGTCTATCCCGGGAGCGAGACCCCCGCGGTGGACAACCTCAACATCGAGATCGCCGACGGGGAGTTCCTCGTCCTGGTCGGTCCCTCCGGATGCGGCAAGTCCACCAGCCTGCGGATGCTCGCGGGCCTGGAGGAGGTGAGCTCCGGGCGCATCCTGATCGGCGACCGGGACGTCACTGCGCTACCGCCCAAGGACCGGGACGTGGCGATGGTGTTCCAGAACTACGCGCTCTACCCTCACATGACCGTCGCGGACAACATGGGCTTCGCCCTGAAGATCGCGGGCAAGTCCAAGGCCGAGATCCGGCAGCGGGTCGAGGAGGCCGCCAAGATCCTGGACCTGGAGCCGTTCCTGGAGCGCAAGCCCAAGGCCCTCTCCGGTGGCCAGCGCCAGCGCGTGGCCATGGGCCGGGCGATCGTGCGCCAGCCGCAGGTCTTCCTGATGGACGAGCCGCTGTCCAACCTGGACGCCAAGCTGCGCGTGCAGACCCGCACCCAGATCGCCTCGTTGCAGCGCCGCCTGGGCGTCACCACCGTCTACGTCACCCACGACCAGATCGAGGCGATGACCATGGGCGACCGGGTGGCCGTGCTCAAGGACGGCATCCTGCAGCAGTGCGACACCCCGCGGCGGATGTACGACCACCCGAACAACGTCTTCGTGGCCGGCTTCATCGGCTCACCGGCGATGAACCTGATGGACGTCCCGGTCACCGACGGCGGCATCAAGTTCGGGGAGACCGTGCACCCGGTGGAGCGGGACTCCCTCGCCCAGGCCAACGGCAGCGTGGTGGTCGGCGTGCGCCCCGAGGACCTGACGCTGAACGACCAGGGCACCGGCCTGCCGATCGAGGTGGACGTCGTCGAGGAGCTCGGCGCCGACGCCTACATCTACGGCCGCCAGCCCGGCGCCGCCCCGGACGCCAAGCCGTTCATCGCCCGGGTCGACGGCCGCACGCCCCCGATGAAGGGCGACGTCGTCCACTTCACCCCAAAGGCCGACCACGTCCACCTGTTCAACAGCGACTCCGGCGAGCGGCTCGGCGCCTGA
- a CDS encoding sugar ABC transporter substrate-binding protein codes for MKRTSGAVAMFGIAALLLSACGGGDDEPTDTTSADAGDAGDAGDDGAEESADAGDGAEETEAAGGEEEEEAPVRDQSAELVIWADDVRAPILTEFADQFGEEFGVTVQVQVATDVREQFKNATNVDQGPDVIVGAHDWLGELVQNGTVSPIQMSEDVQAAFVPEALEATKFDGQIYGVPYATESLGLIRNTALAPDEPESMEALVAHGKELVESGEAEEVMLSPVGQTGDAYNAFPWLSAYGGGIFGLNDEGGWDADNVIVGSDETIQGGEKMAWLAEEGALNVNVGHDNLEALFSEGKSAYVIGGPWTIAAAEGAGIDYAISPIPDFEDGGETVPFLGVQMFYVSSKAKNPTLAQEFVNKYVPNADLQVALYEAGDRPPALQEALDTVSAEDEDIAAWATAGEGAPPMPNIPAMNSVWGPLGQATSDIVGGDDPAERLTAAQDEIVSAIG; via the coding sequence ATGAAGCGCACCTCTGGTGCCGTCGCGATGTTCGGCATCGCGGCCCTGTTGCTCAGCGCCTGCGGCGGTGGCGACGACGAGCCCACCGACACCACCTCCGCGGACGCCGGCGACGCGGGCGACGCGGGGGATGACGGGGCCGAGGAGTCGGCCGACGCCGGCGACGGCGCCGAGGAGACCGAGGCCGCCGGGGGCGAGGAAGAGGAGGAGGCTCCGGTCCGCGACCAGAGCGCGGAGCTGGTGATCTGGGCGGACGACGTCCGCGCCCCCATCCTGACCGAGTTCGCGGACCAGTTCGGCGAGGAGTTCGGCGTCACGGTCCAGGTGCAGGTCGCCACGGACGTGCGCGAGCAGTTCAAGAACGCCACCAACGTCGACCAGGGCCCTGACGTGATCGTCGGCGCCCACGACTGGCTCGGTGAGCTGGTCCAGAACGGCACCGTGTCCCCGATCCAGATGTCGGAGGACGTGCAGGCCGCGTTCGTCCCGGAGGCGCTGGAGGCCACCAAGTTCGACGGCCAGATCTACGGCGTGCCGTATGCCACCGAGAGCCTCGGTCTGATCCGCAACACCGCCCTCGCGCCGGACGAGCCCGAGTCGATGGAGGCGCTGGTCGCCCACGGCAAGGAGCTGGTGGAGTCCGGTGAGGCCGAGGAGGTCATGCTCTCCCCGGTCGGCCAGACCGGTGACGCCTACAACGCCTTCCCGTGGCTGTCCGCATACGGCGGTGGCATCTTCGGGCTGAACGACGAGGGCGGCTGGGATGCCGACAACGTCATCGTCGGCTCGGACGAGACCATCCAGGGCGGCGAGAAGATGGCGTGGCTCGCCGAAGAGGGTGCGCTCAACGTCAACGTCGGTCACGACAACCTGGAGGCGCTGTTCTCCGAGGGCAAGTCCGCCTACGTGATCGGGGGCCCGTGGACCATCGCGGCCGCCGAGGGCGCCGGCATCGACTACGCGATCAGCCCGATCCCGGACTTCGAGGACGGCGGCGAGACCGTGCCGTTCCTGGGCGTGCAGATGTTCTACGTCTCCAGCAAGGCCAAGAACCCGACCCTGGCCCAGGAGTTCGTCAACAAGTACGTCCCGAATGCCGACCTGCAGGTCGCGCTGTACGAGGCGGGCGACCGTCCGCCGGCCCTGCAGGAGGCGCTGGACACCGTCTCCGCGGAGGACGAGGACATCGCCGCGTGGGCGACCGCCGGTGAGGGCGCCCCGCCGATGCCGAACATCCCGGCCATGAACTCGGTGTGGGGCCCGCTGGGGCAGGCCACCTCCGACATCGTCGGCGGCGACGACCCGGCCGAGCGGTTGACGGCGGCCCAGGACGAGATCGTCTCGGCCATCGGCTGA
- a CDS encoding ABC transporter permease subunit, whose protein sequence is MSQPSAPTDRLPDLTDPEHLEFRSRTPLWLIVLKWLLLAVLAGVLVYVSMQLAEAGHVVWVVLVAFVGLCVLAVYGTRRAVPLKYLLPGLLLMLTLQIWPLAYTVALSFTNYGDGHMVTKEEAIGAIEANSVRPVEGSARYQLNIAVPEGQDPADGDLVYLLTDPDGVFLAGDLEGVTELDPETVETGLTGRITSAEGFTVLSASEVNARTADLNEFAVPTETGGIKAIGLSEAFIGEPTKVYDPETDTVTDTLTGTVYVAEGASFVPQDGQGARLPQGWQENVGFDNYTRALTDPVLRDGFIKVFVWNVAFALITVGSTFLLGMALALLMNDERLKGKGIYRSLLILPYALPVYVTALVWASMFNQDFGLINDLTGLHINWLGDGNWARFSLLLTNLWLGFPYMFIVCTGALQAIPNDVREAAQIDGAGPLRTVRSVIMPLLLVAVGPLLIASFAFNFNNFGLIYLMTEGGPFEGGQSQVGSTDLLITWAFRLALGGTQPNFGLASAIAVFIFIIVALISYEGFRRTKALEDVN, encoded by the coding sequence ATGTCCCAACCCTCGGCACCGACAGACCGGTTGCCCGACCTGACCGACCCCGAGCACCTGGAGTTCCGCTCCCGCACGCCGCTGTGGCTGATCGTGCTGAAGTGGCTGCTGCTGGCCGTGCTGGCGGGCGTCCTGGTCTACGTCTCGATGCAGCTGGCCGAGGCGGGCCACGTGGTCTGGGTGGTGCTGGTGGCCTTCGTGGGCCTGTGCGTCCTGGCCGTCTACGGCACCCGCCGCGCGGTGCCGCTGAAGTACCTGCTGCCGGGGCTGCTGCTGATGCTGACCCTGCAGATCTGGCCGCTGGCCTACACGGTGGCGCTGTCGTTCACCAACTACGGCGACGGGCACATGGTCACCAAGGAGGAGGCGATCGGGGCGATCGAGGCCAACTCGGTGCGCCCGGTGGAGGGGTCGGCCCGCTACCAGCTGAACATCGCGGTCCCGGAGGGCCAGGACCCCGCCGACGGTGACCTGGTCTACCTGCTGACCGATCCCGACGGCGTCTTCCTCGCCGGGGACCTCGAGGGCGTCACCGAGCTGGACCCGGAGACGGTCGAGACCGGGCTGACCGGCCGGATCACATCCGCCGAGGGCTTCACCGTGCTGAGTGCCTCCGAGGTGAACGCCCGCACGGCGGACCTCAACGAGTTCGCGGTGCCGACCGAGACCGGCGGGATCAAGGCGATCGGGCTCTCCGAGGCGTTCATCGGCGAACCCACCAAGGTCTACGACCCCGAGACCGACACCGTCACCGACACCCTGACCGGCACGGTCTACGTGGCCGAGGGGGCCAGTTTCGTGCCGCAGGACGGGCAGGGCGCCCGGTTGCCGCAGGGCTGGCAGGAGAACGTCGGGTTCGACAACTACACCCGGGCGCTGACCGATCCGGTCCTGCGGGACGGGTTCATCAAGGTCTTCGTCTGGAACGTGGCGTTCGCCCTGATCACCGTGGGCAGCACGTTCCTGCTCGGGATGGCGCTGGCCCTGCTGATGAACGACGAGCGGCTCAAGGGCAAGGGCATCTACCGGTCCCTGCTGATCCTGCCGTACGCCCTACCGGTCTACGTCACGGCGTTGGTCTGGGCGTCCATGTTCAACCAGGACTTCGGCCTGATCAACGACCTCACCGGGTTGCACATCAACTGGCTGGGCGACGGCAACTGGGCCAGGTTCTCGCTGCTGCTGACCAACCTCTGGCTCGGCTTCCCCTACATGTTCATCGTCTGCACGGGCGCGTTGCAGGCCATCCCGAACGACGTCCGCGAGGCCGCCCAGATCGACGGGGCCGGCCCGCTGCGCACGGTGCGCTCGGTGATCATGCCGCTGCTGCTGGTGGCCGTCGGCCCGCTGCTGATCGCCTCGTTCGCGTTCAACTTCAACAACTTCGGCCTGATCTACCTGATGACCGAGGGCGGGCCGTTCGAGGGCGGCCAGAGCCAGGTGGGGTCCACCGACCTGCTGATCACCTGGGCCTTCCGGTTGGCGCTCGGCGGCACCCAACCCAACTTCGGGCTGGCCTCGGCGATCGCCGTCTTCATCTTCATCATCGTGGCCCTGATCAGCTATGAGGGCTTCCGCCGCACCAAGGCCCTGGAGGACGTGAACTGA
- a CDS encoding sugar ABC transporter permease has product MSTTPTDLTALEAATGDDPGQRAATGNRWGGVWWRHALALLALAFALFPILFIVSSAFNNAGTLSTSGLMPTVIGLDNFHDLFNDPARPYWNWYRNSVVICVVATLCTLFLGASAAYAFSRLRWQGRRAGLLFILLMQMFPAVLAFGALYITFANIGQVLPALGLNTLLGLILVYLGGAMGSNIWLLKGYFDTVPKELDEAAYIDGASHARIFFTVTLRLVTPILATVAMLAFVGLWGEFLLASIFLTDVDQQTLAVGLWQTRNADQNAYFGQFVAGAVLASIPVVLVYLGLQRQLIGGLTQGSVK; this is encoded by the coding sequence ATGAGCACCACACCCACGGACCTGACCGCCCTGGAGGCGGCCACCGGCGACGACCCTGGGCAGCGCGCGGCCACCGGCAACCGCTGGGGCGGGGTCTGGTGGCGGCACGCACTGGCCCTGCTCGCGCTGGCCTTCGCGCTGTTCCCGATCCTGTTCATCGTGTCCTCGGCGTTCAACAACGCCGGGACGCTGTCCACCTCCGGCCTGATGCCCACCGTGATCGGCCTGGACAACTTCCACGACCTGTTCAACGACCCCGCCCGACCCTACTGGAACTGGTACCGCAACTCCGTGGTGATCTGCGTGGTCGCGACCCTGTGCACCCTGTTCCTCGGGGCGAGCGCCGCGTATGCCTTCTCCCGGCTGCGCTGGCAGGGCCGCCGGGCGGGGCTGTTGTTCATCCTGCTGATGCAGATGTTCCCCGCCGTGCTCGCCTTCGGCGCGCTCTACATCACCTTCGCCAACATCGGCCAGGTGCTGCCCGCCCTGGGCCTGAACACCCTGCTCGGTCTGATCCTGGTCTACCTGGGCGGCGCGATGGGCTCCAACATCTGGCTGCTCAAGGGCTACTTCGACACGGTGCCCAAGGAGCTGGACGAGGCCGCCTACATCGACGGCGCCTCCCACGCCCGCATCTTCTTCACCGTCACGCTGCGCCTGGTCACCCCGATCCTGGCGACCGTCGCGATGCTGGCCTTCGTCGGCCTGTGGGGGGAGTTCCTGCTGGCCAGCATCTTCCTGACCGACGTCGACCAGCAGACCCTCGCGGTCGGTCTCTGGCAGACCCGCAACGCCGACCAGAACGCCTACTTCGGCCAGTTCGTCGCCGGTGCGGTGCTCGCCTCCATCCCGGTCGTGCTGGTCTACCTGGGGCTGCAGCGGCAGCTGATCGGCGGGCTCACCCAGGGGTCGGTGAAGTAG
- a CDS encoding glycoside hydrolase family 13 protein — protein MLDQPHHDGSPLYVSDRVPRPGGTVSVRIRIPRAAGTTGVHVRTAPDGEQAFTDARRVHRDAREEWWQAELTCHNPVTHYRFLLDGGSNGYAWVNGTGLHLRDVPDAADFRILTHPAPPEWAERAVVYQVFPDRFARDASVEPDGDPDGPLPDLPGWARAAAWGDPVDLGRDGATQVYGGTLDGVVGHLDHLVDLGVDVLYLTPFFPARSNHRYDASTFEDVDPLLGGTAALLRLQEAAHARGLRVLGDITTNHTGDQHEWFRTARAHPDGPYGSWYVRDPQARREWVTWFDVPSLPKLDYRNQALRAAMYAAPDSVVQRWLGPGAGLDGWRVDVANMTGRYKDVDLAQEVAREIREAVDAVGARTGTSPLLVAEHVHDHSADLAGDGWHGVMNYSGFTKPLWTWLRHEEFAPKFLGSPVRVPRLGGTAVAETIDEFGSLVPWCARATSFTLIGSHDTTRLNTLVGGDRAVAQVAAAMLFTLPGIPMVTYGDEIGMPGDFGEAGRRPMPWAARGTDPQQWDEELYAAYRTLIRARRDNPALYAGGLRWVHTGEDDLVFLREHPEQSVLVHLARAAHDPVRLPMELLPGVTDGACLAGPAPEFAGADLVLSAPGPVARLWAFRPDLPGWADPTDGTQGAHAQIAGADGIPEDGARAGEGHDIPEGRRA, from the coding sequence GTGCTGGACCAACCGCACCACGACGGGTCGCCCCTCTACGTCTCGGACCGCGTGCCCCGCCCGGGCGGCACCGTGTCGGTGCGGATCCGGATCCCCCGCGCCGCGGGCACCACCGGCGTCCACGTCCGGACCGCCCCCGACGGGGAGCAGGCCTTCACCGACGCCCGGCGGGTGCACCGCGACGCCCGCGAGGAGTGGTGGCAGGCGGAGCTGACCTGCCACAACCCGGTGACCCACTACCGCTTCCTGCTCGACGGGGGCAGCAACGGCTACGCCTGGGTCAACGGCACCGGGCTGCACCTGCGCGACGTGCCGGACGCGGCCGACTTCCGGATCCTCACCCACCCGGCGCCGCCGGAGTGGGCCGAGCGCGCGGTCGTCTACCAGGTGTTCCCCGACCGGTTCGCCCGGGACGCCTCGGTCGAGCCCGACGGTGACCCGGACGGCCCCCTGCCGGACCTGCCGGGTTGGGCCCGGGCCGCGGCCTGGGGCGACCCGGTCGACCTCGGCCGCGACGGCGCCACGCAGGTCTACGGGGGCACCCTGGACGGGGTGGTCGGCCACCTGGACCACCTGGTGGACCTCGGGGTCGACGTGCTCTACCTGACCCCGTTCTTCCCCGCACGGTCCAACCACCGCTACGACGCCAGCACCTTCGAGGACGTCGACCCGCTCCTGGGCGGCACCGCCGCGCTGCTGCGGCTGCAGGAGGCCGCGCACGCCCGTGGCCTGCGGGTGCTCGGTGACATCACCACCAACCACACCGGCGACCAGCACGAGTGGTTCCGCACGGCCCGCGCGCACCCGGACGGCCCCTACGGATCCTGGTACGTGCGCGACCCGCAGGCCCGCCGGGAGTGGGTCACCTGGTTCGACGTGCCCAGCCTGCCCAAGCTGGACTACCGCAACCAGGCGCTGCGCGCCGCGATGTATGCCGCACCCGACTCCGTCGTCCAACGCTGGCTGGGACCCGGGGCAGGCCTGGACGGCTGGCGGGTCGACGTGGCGAACATGACCGGCCGCTACAAGGACGTGGACCTGGCCCAGGAAGTCGCCCGGGAGATCCGCGAGGCGGTCGACGCGGTCGGCGCCCGGACCGGGACGAGCCCGCTCCTGGTCGCCGAGCACGTCCACGACCACAGCGCCGACCTCGCCGGCGACGGGTGGCACGGGGTGATGAACTACTCCGGCTTCACCAAGCCGTTGTGGACCTGGCTGCGGCACGAGGAGTTCGCCCCCAAGTTCCTGGGCAGCCCGGTCCGGGTGCCCCGGCTGGGTGGCACCGCCGTCGCCGAGACGATCGACGAGTTCGGCTCCCTCGTGCCGTGGTGCGCGCGGGCCACCTCCTTCACCCTGATCGGCTCGCACGACACGACCCGGCTGAACACCCTCGTGGGCGGCGACCGGGCGGTCGCCCAGGTGGCCGCCGCGATGCTGTTCACGCTCCCCGGCATCCCCATGGTCACCTACGGCGACGAGATCGGGATGCCCGGCGACTTCGGCGAGGCCGGTCGCCGTCCCATGCCGTGGGCGGCCCGCGGGACCGACCCGCAGCAGTGGGACGAGGAGCTGTATGCCGCCTACCGCACCCTGATCCGGGCGCGGCGGGACAACCCGGCCCTGTATGCCGGGGGGTTGCGCTGGGTGCACACCGGCGAGGACGACCTGGTGTTCCTGCGCGAGCACCCCGAACAGTCCGTGCTGGTGCACCTCGCCCGGGCGGCCCACGACCCCGTGCGCCTGCCGATGGAGTTGCTGCCGGGCGTTACTGACGGGGCGTGCCTGGCGGGTCCTGCTCCCGAGTTCGCCGGGGCGGACCTGGTGCTGAGCGCGCCGGGCCCGGTGGCCCGGCTCTGGGCGTTTCGGCCGGACCTGCCAGGGTGGGCGGACCCGACCGACGGCACGCAGGGCGCCCACGCGCAGATCGCCGGCGCGGACGGCATACCCGAGGACGGGGCACGCGCGGGCGAGGGGCACGACATACCGGAGGGGAGGCGGGCATGA
- a CDS encoding LacI family DNA-binding transcriptional regulator: MSSGRLADIASYAGVSEATVSRVLNDKPGVAAATRQAVITALDVLGYERPSRLRRSSAGLVGLVVPELTNPIFPAFAQAVETHLAAAGYTPVLCTQTPGGVHEDEYVQMLLDRGVASIVFISGYHADTRAEVDRYTKLRELGLPIVLVNGYREDIEAPFISHDDVAGVALGVSHLRQLGHSRIGLATGPARYVPVQRKIEGFRQAMSGVLAEADLEDLVVTTMFSVEGGRSAGQQLVERGATAVVCGSDLMALGVVRAARQAGLEVPRDLSVVGSDDSQLIGFTDPPLTTVRQDVLGMSEAAVAAVLEEIGGAAPGHREYLFSPELVLRGSTGSAPR; encoded by the coding sequence ATGAGCAGCGGCCGGTTGGCGGACATCGCCTCCTACGCGGGCGTCAGCGAGGCGACGGTGAGCCGCGTCCTGAACGACAAGCCGGGGGTGGCCGCGGCGACCCGGCAGGCGGTGATCACCGCCCTCGACGTGCTCGGCTACGAGCGGCCCAGCCGGCTGCGGCGCAGCAGCGCCGGGCTCGTGGGACTGGTCGTGCCGGAGCTGACCAACCCGATCTTCCCGGCCTTCGCACAGGCGGTCGAGACGCACCTGGCCGCGGCCGGCTACACCCCGGTGCTGTGCACCCAGACGCCCGGCGGGGTGCACGAGGACGAGTACGTGCAGATGCTGCTGGACCGCGGCGTGGCCAGCATCGTCTTCATCAGCGGCTACCACGCCGACACCCGGGCGGAGGTCGACCGCTACACCAAGCTGCGCGAGCTCGGCCTGCCGATCGTGCTGGTCAACGGGTACCGCGAGGACATCGAGGCGCCCTTCATCAGTCACGACGACGTCGCCGGGGTCGCTCTCGGGGTCAGTCACCTGCGCCAGCTCGGGCACAGCCGGATCGGGCTGGCGACCGGGCCCGCCCGGTACGTCCCCGTGCAGCGCAAGATCGAGGGTTTCCGGCAGGCGATGTCCGGCGTGCTCGCCGAGGCGGACCTCGAGGACCTCGTGGTCACCACCATGTTCAGCGTCGAGGGCGGCCGGTCGGCCGGTCAGCAGCTGGTCGAGCGGGGCGCGACGGCGGTGGTCTGCGGCTCGGACCTGATGGCCCTCGGCGTGGTGCGCGCGGCCCGACAGGCGGGCCTGGAGGTGCCGCGGGACCTGTCGGTGGTGGGCTCCGACGACTCGCAGCTGATCGGGTTCACCGACCCTCCGCTCACCACCGTCCGGCAGGACGTGCTGGGCATGAGCGAGGCCGCGGTCGCCGCGGTCCTGGAGGAGATCGGGGGCGCCGCGCCGGGCCACCGGGAGTACCTGTTCTCCCCGGAGCTGGTGCTGCGCGGCTCCACCGGGTCCGCTCCCCGCTGA
- the otsB gene encoding trehalose-phosphatase, which yields MTAGRTDQARPPGPLGAPDQEPGRSPEQVVRPEAEPAEPSADGTGELLALARARPLLVGVDFDGTLAPLVDDPMQARPLPDSIALLHALADVEGVAVAVVSGRELAVLRQLSGAAEPLLLIGSHGAEASWEQDGAPDADALERLEALAHGLERIAGTHPGIRLERKPTALAMHTRGLPGDVAADAVQAASALARQHPGVHVTPGKDVLELAVTEAGKGPALLALAQRLGAGSVLYLGDDVTDERAFAHLAAHAADAGLTSRTVKVGPGTSEADLRVPDEPQVLALLSDLLEVLTRDRP from the coding sequence GTGACGGCCGGAAGGACTGACCAGGCACGACCCCCCGGCCCGCTGGGGGCCCCGGACCAGGAGCCGGGACGGTCCCCCGAACAGGTCGTCCGGCCGGAGGCCGAACCGGCGGAGCCTTCCGCCGACGGGACCGGGGAGCTGCTGGCGCTGGCCCGGGCCCGACCCCTCCTGGTGGGGGTGGACTTCGACGGGACCCTGGCCCCCCTGGTCGACGACCCGATGCAGGCCCGGCCGCTGCCGGACTCGATCGCCCTGTTGCACGCGCTGGCGGACGTCGAGGGGGTCGCGGTCGCGGTCGTGTCCGGGCGCGAGCTCGCGGTGCTCCGACAGCTCAGCGGCGCCGCGGAGCCCCTGCTGCTCATCGGGTCGCACGGCGCCGAGGCGTCGTGGGAGCAGGATGGCGCCCCGGACGCCGACGCACTCGAACGGCTCGAGGCGCTGGCGCACGGGCTGGAGCGGATCGCGGGCACCCACCCCGGGATCCGGCTGGAGCGCAAGCCCACGGCGCTGGCAATGCATACCCGTGGCCTGCCCGGCGACGTGGCCGCCGACGCGGTCCAGGCGGCCTCGGCGCTGGCGAGGCAGCATCCCGGGGTCCACGTGACGCCCGGCAAGGACGTCCTGGAACTCGCGGTGACCGAGGCCGGCAAGGGCCCGGCGCTGCTCGCCCTGGCGCAGCGCCTGGGGGCCGGGTCGGTGCTCTACCTGGGCGACGACGTCACGGACGAACGGGCCTTCGCCCACCTGGCGGCCCACGCCGCGGACGCCGGGCTGACCAGCCGCACCGTCAAGGTGGGACCGGGCACGTCCGAGGCCGACCTGCGGGTGCCCGACGAGCCGCAGGTGCTGGCGCTGCTCTCGGACCTGCTGGAGGTCCTGACCCGCGACCGCCCCTGA
- a CDS encoding alpha,alpha-trehalose-phosphate synthase (UDP-forming) produces the protein MVSRGRTFDTVVVANRLPVDREVDAQGQTHWRTSPGGLVTAMDSVMRHRGGAWVGWVGDTGEAPEPFEGDSGMHLYPVALGAAEVEEFYEGFSNATLWPIYHDVIVPPTFHRRWWATYEAVNRRFAEVTAGVAAEGATVWVHDYQLQLVPALLRDLRPDLRIGWFDHIPFPPVELFGQLPWREELLRGLLGADFLGFQRTTDAGNFIRACRQLLGTTSKGEVIRWEGADDDLLGAAPRTVRAAAVPISIDAADLEQLAKTPAVQQRAAEIRASLGDPETVLLGVDRLDYTKGIRHRLRAVAELLDDGEIAPPQVTLVQVATPSRERVAAYQELRHQIDGMVGRINGDYSGIGHAAVHYLHQSYPREEMAALFQAADVMLVTPLRDGMNLVAKEYVACRHDLGGALVLSEFTGAAHELRQAYLCNPHDIVGLKRRILLAMRDDPEQKRRRMQAMRRRVFSHDVEAWARRYLDALAMAPERPQRRSGDGRKD, from the coding sequence ATGGTTTCACGCGGACGCACCTTCGACACCGTTGTCGTAGCCAACCGGCTGCCCGTGGACCGTGAGGTCGACGCCCAGGGGCAGACCCACTGGCGGACCAGCCCCGGCGGCCTGGTGACGGCGATGGACTCCGTCATGAGACACCGCGGTGGCGCCTGGGTCGGCTGGGTGGGCGACACCGGCGAGGCCCCGGAACCGTTCGAAGGTGACAGTGGCATGCACCTCTATCCCGTCGCGCTCGGCGCGGCGGAGGTGGAGGAGTTCTACGAGGGTTTCAGCAACGCGACGCTGTGGCCGATCTACCACGACGTGATCGTCCCGCCGACCTTCCACCGGCGCTGGTGGGCCACCTACGAGGCGGTCAACCGGCGGTTCGCCGAGGTGACGGCCGGCGTGGCCGCCGAGGGCGCGACCGTGTGGGTGCACGACTACCAGCTGCAACTGGTCCCCGCCCTCCTGCGGGACCTGCGCCCCGACCTGCGGATCGGGTGGTTCGACCACATCCCGTTCCCCCCGGTCGAGCTGTTCGGCCAGCTGCCCTGGCGCGAGGAGCTGCTCCGCGGCCTGCTGGGCGCCGACTTCCTTGGATTCCAGCGCACCACCGACGCCGGCAACTTCATCCGGGCCTGCCGGCAGCTGCTCGGCACCACGAGCAAGGGCGAGGTGATCCGCTGGGAAGGCGCCGACGACGACCTGCTCGGCGCGGCGCCGAGGACCGTCCGGGCGGCGGCGGTGCCGATCTCGATCGACGCCGCCGACCTGGAACAGCTGGCCAAGACCCCGGCCGTGCAACAGCGCGCCGCCGAGATCCGCGCCTCGCTGGGCGACCCGGAGACGGTCCTCCTGGGGGTCGACCGGTTGGACTACACCAAGGGGATCCGACACCGGTTGCGCGCCGTCGCCGAGCTGCTGGACGACGGGGAGATCGCCCCGCCCCAGGTCACCCTGGTCCAGGTCGCCACCCCCAGCCGGGAGCGGGTCGCCGCATACCAGGAGCTGCGCCACCAGATCGACGGGATGGTGGGACGGATCAACGGGGACTACTCCGGGATCGGGCACGCGGCCGTGCACTACCTGCACCAGTCCTACCCCCGCGAGGAGATGGCGGCCCTGTTCCAGGCCGCCGACGTGATGCTGGTGACGCCGCTGCGGGACGGGATGAACCTGGTCGCCAAGGAGTACGTCGCCTGCCGGCACGACCTGGGCGGTGCGCTGGTGCTCAGCGAGTTCACCGGCGCCGCCCACGAGTTGCGGCAGGCCTACCTGTGCAACCCGCACGACATCGTCGGGTTGAAGCGTAGAATCCTCCTCGCGATGCGGGACGACCCGGAGCAGAAGCGGCGCCGGATGCAGGCGATGCGCCGCCGGGTCTTCTCGCACGACGTGGAGGCCTGGGCACGCCGCTACCTGGACGCCCTGGCGATGGCCCCCGAACGCCCACAGAGGAGGTCCGGTGACGGCCGGAAGGACTGA